A stretch of the Filimonas lacunae genome encodes the following:
- a CDS encoding sodium:solute symporter family transporter, whose protein sequence is MEQYIVQETLASRSLAASQKGISLACVGKLLAPLLLNVPGLMAVHLYPHLTNTATVFPKLVSDVLPPAIAGFIAAIVFGGALSTFNAGLNSLGTLFVVNLYQPWLEHRHKPFHEKKVVKAGRLFQLLVIIWAVCFSPFIMYFSGGFYNYLQKASSFFSVPVFTIMAVGFVTKRTPPIAAKAGLLFFVVSYVLTQFVFTTSLHYLHVLAILFVITVAGMLLIGRLYPMPRPFQLQTTTTINVQPWKNRYWYFGALLIAMILMFVLFSPLGLAA, encoded by the coding sequence ATGGAACAATACATTGTGCAGGAAACACTGGCATCCCGCAGCCTGGCCGCCAGTCAGAAAGGGATATCGCTTGCTTGTGTGGGTAAACTGCTGGCCCCGCTGTTGCTGAATGTGCCCGGCTTAATGGCCGTGCATTTATACCCGCACCTGACCAACACAGCTACTGTGTTTCCTAAACTGGTAAGCGATGTGCTGCCACCCGCCATAGCAGGCTTTATTGCCGCCATTGTATTTGGTGGCGCACTCAGCACCTTTAACGCAGGGCTCAACAGCCTGGGTACCTTGTTTGTGGTAAACCTGTACCAACCCTGGCTGGAACACCGCCACAAACCTTTCCACGAAAAGAAAGTAGTTAAAGCAGGCAGACTGTTTCAACTACTGGTGATTATATGGGCCGTATGTTTTTCGCCTTTTATCATGTATTTCAGCGGCGGCTTTTATAACTACCTGCAAAAAGCATCCAGCTTTTTCAGCGTACCGGTATTCACCATTATGGCAGTGGGTTTTGTAACCAAACGCACGCCGCCCATAGCCGCCAAAGCAGGATTATTATTTTTTGTGGTAAGCTATGTACTTACCCAGTTTGTTTTTACCACCAGTCTGCACTATCTGCATGTGCTGGCCATATTATTCGTGATTACTGTAGCCGGTATGCTACTGATAGGCAGGCTGTACCCCATGCCCCGGCCGTTTCAGCTGCAAACCACTACCACCATTAACGTGCAGCCCTGGAAAAACCGCTACTGGTATTTTGGCGCATTACTGATAGCCATGATACTGATGTTTGTGCTGTTTTCTCCTTTGGGACTTGCCGCATAA